Part of the Ptychodera flava strain L36383 unplaced genomic scaffold, AS_Pfla_20210202 Scaffold_29__1_contigs__length_4469600_pilon, whole genome shotgun sequence genome, GCCTGATAACATCACACAGGATCACACAACACGTATCTCCCGCGAAGTTTATACATGATTccaaacatagcaaagacctaaaaattatctcagacaaagttgcgttatttttcgagaacaaaaattcactgaatctcaacggcacGAACACTATAACGTCGTTCCCGTCAAGACCCTGGTTGCCATGCGGAACTCACAGTATAATgctaccagcttcgagttcgttgttttcgaaaaatgttcatgtaattccttagggatatacaagctttacattcttgtgttttcgtagttcgATTATCGTTGTCGTagcctatgaaaatatttatcgtgcccatgacgcctccagcttccgcgaattccgtggacatgtaccggtatgcatgcAAGGCGAACACCACGTCCAGTGCATCAGACTACCACAGTctcgtgtggttcaatacacgacggccgctgtgGGGTATACGTAATGataatgcatccacacatcggccatcatgtatcgaatcacaagtgactgtggcctaagtacgccctctgacgggtattgcctctagattgcctcggtttcaaccaggaaatgtaattactcgcgtcaatcatttacgtccatggtgaGAAGTATTGGCTGTATGATACGGCCGACCGCGCCGTACGGTGGCATCACGagagtttataatttcaaaggcgcgCCACTATTGGCGCGCACCCCCAAGAAATCcgcgacaaaacagaaaaatacgcgAGAATGTCGCGGAATCGCGGCCTGGTGAGAACGCTGGAACTATGTCAGAAATTCACTTGAATCCCACAATATGTCATCAacatctgtgtttattttattattatcttCATTTAGATGCGAtagtttatttaaaatattggaaCTGTGTGGAAAGGAAGATTTTCTAAATTTGTCACAATCTTTTTGCTGTAACTTATGACTTTAAATAACGATACATCTTAAACGGgtagttacaggaccgtgggcacACAATAGGGGTATTACTGATGATGCatccatttgcatacactgggcgggaggtTTTGAATTCTGATTGCATCAAATTGACgatatgatgaatttgagtaatcatgATGGACACTTTCACAACATATTCAAGGagggggtcaaatggtcgtacagggaacacattttgaaacatatgcgttctctTACAATAaatggaacattttttcagtttattttttactcaagttttatatattcacagacatatgcaagattcaatgacaatgaacgcctgaaacatggcaaatttATGGGATTATGGGACCAAACACAGCACATCCAATCAGCAGTGTGGcttatttacatttgcatagatttacgataatccggcttttactAGGGGAATTTCCTGTttaagtaaagtaagcctttaggAAATCGTATCCCTTCAGGATCTTGatgtataaatacaaaaatgGTTCAACAACTGAGACAAAACAAACTGACACCAGCAAAATATAAATGTGAGAATTAGACAACTTATTTGATTATTTGATAGTGAGAGTTGAACTGGGATCTCATTTCTCCATTTTCACTCCGTGATTGTGTCTGTGTGCAGGTATCTTGGCAAGAGACATGGAATCTGACCGTGGAGATATGGATAAACAAGGATTCCAATATGTCAAGTAGGTTTCTGTCATTTTTTACTACAAAAACACCAGGAAACCTGTCAGTGAGGGTATTTCTCTGATTTGGACACCTATCAGTGACTTGTTAGACAAATGTAGAAATATTTTTACTTACAAGTTGAATGCATATTTATATGGCTTCTGAGAACATCTCTCAACTGAGAACATCTCTCAACTGAGAACATCTCTCAACTGagaacatcaacattttttgcattttctatggTACCCTTGTTGAAAGGTTTGACTGTATAGTGAAATCCATGTAGTGTGGAATTAGAAAAGAACCAGTTTTAAGATGATGTCTTTAACCCacttcctgccagacagtataacttccccatcagccaagtcagtaaaaagcggtattgagccaaaacatgacgtattttcacccacttggtctgttatagcatctttagtctcaaaaaatcaagtttacagtatttatgttttcaacagctttcaaatctACAGtataatgttaaaatacaccatatggaatatgttgtgtttcattaattttaaccatcttgagctgatggtgaaatatggacttggcaggaaaagggttaatgcagAAAAATTCTATTCTACTTGTAAACAAGCTTTTAGAATGTATTGTCAATATGGACAAAGGTGTCTTGATTACAAagatgtttttaaaaatatttatcaatatttttgcttTTATGTCCTGAAAGAAGTCAAATGAAGTATTAAACCCCTCTTGCAGTATACGGTGAATTTTTGTCATGCAAAAATAAGTCAATTTTAACAAACTGTCCTTTGTTGACAGGTTGGTAGCTTGTAATTTGTATCcatttgtaaagaaaatatCCAAGGAAGGTGTATCTGTCTCTGATGCAGTGGAACAGATTGATATCGGTATGTCATCATTATCTGTCATATTTCACATTGCTCTAATACTGTGATTTGTGTAGCTAACTTATCATGTTACCAATGATATCAATCAATGCTAATGTGTTTTTGTGACTTGATGCTGATGACCCTACATGACCTCTACATGACCTGTACATCCGGGTATTTTCATCGTTGTACACGGGACATTTAACTCAATATCAGCAAGTTAAACACTCTAAACtgcaaatatttttacttttaagcAAAATAGTTGTAgtgtttcaaaatatgatgtTGAATACCATAACAATCGCACTGAGAGTCCATTCATTTAGGTTCAATAATACCGATATATAGGATTGGATCATACCAACACAGCACTTTAAAGGGGTGTTCGACTTATTCGATGTGTGGCTATTCACTTGACAGGTGGTGTTACTCTACTGAGAGCTGCAGCCAAGAACCACGCCAGGGTCACTGTTGTATGTGATCCTAGTGATTATGACAAGTAAGTTGAGTAGGTATAATGATAATAACATCTAAGGAGCTAAGTAGTCCTATTGAGGGTGCTGTTCTATGGCCAGGATTATTGCAGTATATTATCCTAGTGATAATGACAACTAAGTTAAAGGCTCCTCATGATAATATTATCCAAGGAGCTATATGACAGTCGTCTGACCAGTAGCCATGTAAATCCAGCAATAAGACAGTCCTGTACTACCCTGTATGTGTATTCTGTGATGAAATCAGCAGACATAATTGTCATTTCATCTGTTTCAGGATTGCTGATGAAATGTCCAAATCAGAAAACAATGATACAACTCTGGATACTCGTAAAACATTGGCTGTCAAGGTCAGTATTGCAATCAAAATTAGGACACTACATTTCACAGATGGCATGTACTTTAAGATTTCAGAAAAGTAGCAGAATATATGTAGTGTCCACTGGCACAGAACGGATACATAATTTTTCCTGAATTCCTGTTGAATTTGGACATATCTCAATTTTCTTTAGGTTTCACAGCTTTTTACTGTTTTGCGCATTCAGTGCATTTTATTAAAGGCCTGTTTTCAATCCCTGAGATGGATTTCAGGGTTTAGATAGATCACAAAGTTCTTGGTCTTCTTATAGCCTTTCATCGTTATGTTTTGCGTTGCAGGCATTCAACCACACAGCTGAGTATGATGCTGCTATCTCTAATTACTTCAGAAAAGAGTACAGCCAGGGTGTATCACAACTACCACTGACATACGGTATGAACCCACACCAAGCCCCTGCACAGCTGTATACAACACTGCCTGAACTGCAAGTCAAAGGTGAGATGTGAAATCTAGTAGTGATAAGATCAGAACTTTCATCAATAAtctttctgtaaaatattttgtgaagGTACATTTCTGTAATCCGGTGATGACAAAATCTAAAATAAGATTACGACTCTTTCTGACGATTTGTTTTAGAAGCGGGGTAACTAATAATTTAGAGTATGTCTGTTTATAAATCAAGCTGTCATCTTTTCAGCTCATTCATGATTATTATAATGTTCTAAGATGCAAAAGAATCCAAGAAATAAAAATAGCACCAAATAGTGCGGCTCAAATTAATGTTCATTGAGTAAGTTAGCACGATTCTGCAAAAGCATCAGTATAATACCAGTGCTTGCATTGTTGCTGTGTCAGTTGAGTATCAACTATCAATGTGATGGAGCACGGGTTTCTGACCATTGTTGTTATTTTCTCTCCGATGACAGTTTTAAATGGAGCACCTGGATTTATCAATCTCTGTGATGCATTTAATTCATGGCAGCTGGTGAAAGAGTTAAAGGCCGCCCTCAATCTGCCGGCTGCTGCATCATTCAAACATGTCAGTCCTGCCGGTAAGCTATTCAGTACAGCTTAAAGTTTACTTGCTGTTGAAACAGTCATATCACATCAGGAGCAGTTGTATCTCATAGTTTTCCATAACCATTCAGTCAATCGATTAATATTTGTTAATATATTTACCAAAGTTCTCGAAAGTGAGGTTTCAATAAAAGAGATTTGTAATGGTCACAGTAAACTTTGATTTTATTGACATAAGTAGTAAATGTGGTTTATCAAATGGATAGTTCTTTGGATAGGAAGTTGGAACATTTAAGTGTTACAGATTGTGTGAGAGGGAATATGGGTGACAGGGCCATTGAATCATTTTGTACAATCTATGGCATCTGATTACTtattaataattaaaataattgtGTTCTTCACTGTCCTTTGATTTATGGAGTTAAAACTTCCACCATTTTGTGGCCATGTTATCAACGTTATGAATATGGTTTTCGGTTTGGTACAAACACAAAATCTTGACTTGGAAAGGCATACTTTTCTACATCATCAGGTTCATTACTTTGAAGGTGGTTACATCAGCATTGCAAGGTGGTTACATCAGCATTGCAAGGTGGTTACATCAGCATTGCAAGGTGTTTACATCAGCATTGCAAGGTGGTTACATCAGCATTGCAAGGTGGTTACATCAGCATTGCAAGGTGGTCACATCAGCATTGCAAGGTGGTTACATCAGCATTGCAAGGTGGTTACATCAGCATTGCAAGGTGGTTACATCAGCATTGCAAGGTGGTTACATCAGCATTGCAAGGTGGTTACATCAGCATTGCAAGGTGGTCACATCAGCATTGCAAGGTGGTCACATCGTTACATCAGCATTGCAAGGTGGTTACATCAGCATTGCAAGGTGGTTACATCAGCATTGCAAGGTGGTTACATCAGCATTGCAAGGTGGTTACATCAGCATTGCAAGGTGGTACATCAGCATTGCAAGGTGGTCACATCAGCATTGCAAGGTGGTCACATCAGCATTGCAAGGTGGTCACATCAGCATTGCAAGGTGGTTACATCAGCATTGCAAGGTGGTTACATCAGCATTGCAAGGTGGTTACATCAGCATTGCAAGGTGGTCACATCAGCATTGCAAGGTGGTCACATCAGCATTGCAAGGTGGTCACATCAGCATTGCAAGGTGGTTACATCAGCATTGCAAGGTGGTTACATCAGCATTGCAAGGTGGTCACATCAGCATTGCAAGGTGGTCACATCAGCATTGCAAGGTGGTCACATCAGCATTGCAAGGTGGTCACATCAGCATTGCAAGGTGGTCACATCAGCATTGCAAGGTGGTCACATCAGCATTGCAAGGTGGTCACATCAGCATTGCAAGGTGGTCACATCAGCATTGCAAGGTGGTTCACATCAGCATTGCAAGGTGGTCACATCAGCATTGCAAGGTGGTTACATCAGCATTGCAAGGTGGTTACATCAGCATTGCAAGGTGGTTACATCAGCATTGCAAGGTGGTCACATCAGCATTGCAAGGTGGTCACATCAGCATTGCAAGGTGGTTACATCAGCATTGCAAGGTGGTTACATCAGCATTGCAAGGTGGTTACATCAGCATTGCAAGGTGGTTACATCAGCATTGCAAGGTGGTCACATCAGCATTGCAAGGTGGTCACATCAGCATTGCAAGGTGGTCACATCAGCATTGCAAGGTGGTACATCAGCATTGCAAGGTGGTTACATCAGCATTGCAAGGTGTTACATCAGCATTGCAAGTTCTAGAGTTCCATTCACACAATGTGTGAAACGGGCTGAGAGATCAAATGCTGTTGATACCTGTGTCAATGGAACTGTGTGACAGGTGAGTGTGTtgaattgacctttgacctatttcAGATATTTATTACATGTTGTCATTACCTGTCACAAGTCAATCTATCTTATCTTGTCATTGTTTCAACGTATTGGATGTACCTATCAGTTCCCTTATCGTATCAATATATGCCCAATGAAACAGATAAAAATCAGGTTTGTAAAATTGCATAATATAGAATTTGTGATGATTAAAATCGCATCTTTTTGTTTTTACATCAGGATATGGACAAAGTATCATAGGAAGCCATGTTTGAAACACCACCTGAACAGCTCTCCAAAGTATAGATCTATTCTTATTCATTTCTTGTGGCATTGCTGTTCTTTCAATTGTCGTTACATCTTTGCAGAAAGTGGCTAGATTCTCAATATAATTGATAGCGTAGAAAATTCCATTAAAATGCCAAATATATGGATTAAAAGGTTTTCACTTTTCATGTAAATGTTATTGTTCAACTCAGAAGGTTTATTTCAAGTCAATGCACATCTCTACCATCaatgtacaaatattttatttggctttaattTCTGGTGTTCGATATTTGGTTTcagaaatcatgaaaacaagaatattaataatataactttgtgtgatattttgataaaaacaacaaaatcatcTGTTTAAGTTTTCAGAACACTGTTAACCTACAACTTTAAACACTGGCAGTAGACAGTCAAAATTGTTTGACTTTCTATCAGCATCAATAATGTCACACACATGTTGCTATAGTTTGTAGGGTTTATTTCAAGTGACTTCATTCCTCTGAtcagtgttcccgctaaggcttatttgcgcgctaattgcgcagtgtctccgactgctctcgcagtgaaatttcatgttttgcgcaactttagtcACAGTCATTTCGTAATTTCGATCGGTAGTTTGGAAACGATAACTCAGGGCGAAGTGTGCGATCTCAGCGTAGATTTTACTTCCGCGTTTCGGGTTTTAGCGCCCGTTGGTGGCGCAGTAGCACCAACGttcattgtacgttgtgacgtacctcagtaaattagcatatacatgaacggagccaacgttcattgtacgttgtgacgtacctcagtaaattagcatatacatgaacGGACCCAGCTGTGAGGCAATCAGACGTATCTCAAGTTGCGCACCCTCTCGAAACCTTAGAGGGAACACTGCCTCTGATGTCAATAtggaaccagatatgaactgaatatgctcacgtgttttacaacaggttcattaatagtagtacgcttcacagaacaatgagatatatgttatcactatatgtagcagggttgtttaaaacttcgcacagtactctcagagtttaatcactaattacaaaactttatttaatatgcgaatgagctgtcaattaacttgacactgctcaatgctttatgggacaattagatatccatgagatcaacatttgtagcttgttttattaatttaatgctgtaattttagagtaatgtcactaattacaaagttcattaaatatgcaaataaaccctacattaacttgacactgttcaatgattcatagcacaattaaaatatttatcaagtcaatatctgtagcacgttgcaccaaattttagtgccgaaatttcagagttattacctaattacaaagtgtattaaatatgcaaatgaacccttaattaactttatccactaaatgctttacaacacagttagatatctgtcgtatcagtatgtgcagcagtgttcatcacatttgatgcagttatttcggagttatatgactaattataagacttcatggaatatgcaaatgagctaatcattaacttgacactgcttaatgcttctcagtacaatttgatatttatcagatcaacatctgtagcaagtttcatcaaatttaatgctttaattttggagtaatatcactaattacaaagttcattaaatatgcaaatgaacccttaattaacttcacacaactaaatgctctacaccacaattagatatccgtcagatcagtatctgcagcagatttcatcacatttggtgcagttattttggagttatatcactaattactaaacttcataaaatatgcaaatgacctatttgttaacttgacactgccaaatgcttctcagtacaattagatatttatcaaaacaatatctgtacccaatttcactgacttgggtgctgtaatttcagagttatatacctaattacaaagttcattaaatatgcaaatgaacccttaattaatttcacactactaaatgctgtacactacagttagatatcagtcagatcagtatctgcagcagatttcattacatttggtaaagttatttcggaattatatgactaattacaaaccttcataaaatatgcaaatgagctatttattaacttgacactgcctaatgcttctaactataattagatatatattagatcaatatttgttgcaagtatcatcaagtttggtgcaggaatttcagagttatctcactaataataaaagttcattaaatatgcaaatgagaagataattgacatgacactcacagtatcatcataatgttcttagattgtcatctgtgaaaagtttcatgaaattttgtgcagtatttcttgatatatgtctacactgtcattaccgtctccatagggaaaccattgtacggaaaaaaacaatattgcataacttcattgatatgcaagccacactaaccaaaatctaatcagttcttgcaag contains:
- the LOC139127158 gene encoding bifunctional purine biosynthesis protein ATIC-like, with protein sequence MESDRGDMDKQGFQYVKLVACNLYPFVKKISKEGVSVSDAVEQIDIGGVTLLRAAAKNHARVTVVCDPSDYDKIADEMSKSENNDTTLDTRKTLAVKAFNHTAEYDAAISNYFRKEYSQGVSQLPLTYGMNPHQAPAQLYTTLPELQVKVLNGAPGFINLCDAFNSWQLVKELKAALNLPAAASFKHVSPAGYGQSIIGSHV